A single region of the Lycium barbarum isolate Lr01 chromosome 2, ASM1917538v2, whole genome shotgun sequence genome encodes:
- the LOC132625896 gene encoding uncharacterized protein LOC132625896, whose translation MSSMDSTTPENPLLRRRNSVILPTKLNLQSSPSTTATSSSNSSTNSDYELFSIKPVSYTSLRDLMPPLSTANSPRPNNNESAGGSEISIRNRLVKQAAWAYLQPMSTSPDSDGRSLFSRLFYRSPVNNPVARVIEFVDRFIFGPLTRAVDWLLRAVRIRSSR comes from the coding sequence ATGTCTTCCATGGACTCAACCACACCGGAAAACCCTCTCCTACGCCGCCGTAACTCCGTTATCCTCCCTACAAAACTCAACCTACAATCATCACCGTCAACCACCGCCACGTCATCATCGAATTCATCAACGAATTCCGATTATGAGTTGTTTTCGATTAAGCCTGTATCGTATACTTCCTTAAGAGATCTAATGCCGCCGCTGTCAACCGCTAATTCACCTAGACCTAATAATAATGAATCCGCTGGTGGTTCGGAAATCTCGATTAGGAATCGTTTGGTTAAGCAAGCTGCTTGGGCTTATTTACAGCCTATGTCTACTTCGCCGGATTCCGATGGACGGAGTTTGTTCAGCCGGTTGTTTTACCGGTCACCGGTTAATAATCCGGTCGCTAGAGTTATTGAGTTTGTTGATCGGTTCATTTTTGGTCCGTTAACTAGAGCTGTTGATTGGTTGCTTCGTGCGGTTCGGATTCGGAGCTCCAGATAG